In one window of Pelorhabdus rhamnosifermentans DNA:
- a CDS encoding acetyl-CoA hydrolase/transferase family protein, which produces MNDWRPSYQSRCMSAQQAVQHVKSGDRVVIGHACGEPPTLVEALVERAPELENVEIVHMVAMGSAKYAQPGMEKSFRHNALFVGATTRKAVAEKRGDFTPCFFSEVPRLFRNGLLSVDVVLMQVTPPDEHGFCSFGVSDDYTKAAAESAKLVIAQVNRFLPWTGGDRIHVSEIDCFVEKDEAIVELQPPPIHDVEKAIGKNVASLVENGATLQLGIGAIPDAVLLFLKDKEDLGLHSEMFSDGVVELAEAGVMTNRKKTLHPGKFVATFLMGTRKLYDFVDNNPDVEMYGVDYVNDPYIIGQIDNMVSINSALQVDLMGQVNAEMIGTKQFSGVGGQVDFTRGASRSRNGKAIIAMPSTASHGKISRIVCQLDTGAAVTTSRNDVQYIVTEYGIADLRGKCLRERAKALIAVSHPDFRSTLLAQATEQGLI; this is translated from the coding sequence TTGAATGATTGGAGACCTAGTTATCAGAGTAGATGCATGTCAGCTCAGCAAGCGGTGCAACATGTTAAGTCTGGTGATCGAGTGGTAATTGGTCATGCCTGTGGCGAACCGCCTACTTTAGTCGAAGCTTTAGTTGAGCGGGCACCGGAATTGGAAAATGTGGAAATTGTTCATATGGTTGCAATGGGATCAGCCAAGTATGCTCAGCCTGGTATGGAAAAAAGTTTTCGCCACAATGCGCTGTTTGTGGGGGCAACGACACGTAAGGCTGTGGCAGAAAAGCGGGGCGATTTTACACCTTGCTTCTTTTCAGAAGTTCCCCGCCTGTTTCGAAATGGCCTATTATCTGTCGATGTTGTGCTTATGCAAGTAACGCCACCGGATGAGCATGGGTTTTGCAGTTTTGGTGTATCAGACGATTATACAAAAGCTGCGGCAGAAAGTGCTAAACTTGTGATCGCACAAGTCAATCGGTTCTTACCGTGGACAGGTGGAGACAGAATTCATGTCAGTGAGATTGATTGTTTTGTGGAAAAAGATGAGGCTATAGTGGAACTTCAGCCGCCTCCGATTCATGATGTTGAAAAAGCAATCGGTAAAAATGTTGCCAGTTTGGTTGAGAACGGAGCAACATTGCAATTAGGAATTGGCGCTATTCCTGATGCTGTGCTGCTGTTTTTAAAAGATAAAGAAGATTTGGGTTTGCATTCGGAAATGTTTTCTGATGGTGTTGTTGAATTGGCCGAGGCCGGTGTGATGACAAACCGCAAGAAAACGCTGCACCCAGGAAAATTTGTTGCCACTTTTTTAATGGGAACACGCAAGTTGTATGACTTTGTCGATAATAATCCTGATGTGGAAATGTATGGGGTAGATTATGTCAATGATCCCTATATCATTGGTCAAATCGATAATATGGTTTCGATTAATTCGGCATTGCAAGTCGATCTTATGGGACAAGTGAACGCCGAGATGATTGGTACCAAACAATTTAGCGGTGTGGGAGGACAGGTTGACTTTACTCGCGGGGCCAGTCGCTCGCGTAATGGCAAAGCGATTATCGCTATGCCTTCGACAGCCTCGCATGGTAAGATTTCTCGTATTGTGTGTCAGTTAGATACGGGGGCAGCTGTGACGACATCGCGTAATGATGTGCAGTATATTGTGACTGAGTACGGTATTGCCGATTTACGCGGCAAATGCCTGCGGGAGCGAGCCAAGGCTTTAATTGCCGTGAGTCATCCTGATTTTCGGTCGACCTTATTAGCCCAGGCAACAGAGCAAGGATTGATTTAA
- a CDS encoding aldehyde dehydrogenase family protein, whose product MEKQYSISELINKAKIAQQIFAGYTQEQVDQLVRVIGKVVYDNAEMLARETVDETRMGVYEDKVVKCKGKSRTIWNSLKGKKSVGIIKEEPEKGLVYVAKPKGVIGAITPTTNPIVTPMCNAMFAVKGRNAIIVAPHPRSKKCSTHTVQLINAELKKLGAPENVIQIIEEPSIEKTQELMQSVDVVVATGGAGMVKSAYSSGKPSYGVGPGNVQVIMDRDYDDNQAAQDIIAGKKFDNGIICSGEQCIIAPAEKHAEIMKLFVKNGACYFDDEAIVDKFRQVMFIDGTINGKIVGQSVKFIANLAGVPVPEGSQVIILKAKGRGSADILCREKMCPVMITFAYETFEDAIDIAKTNLLYEGAGHSAVVHSNNKEHIIQAGLALPFSRLTINQPSSTNAGGSFYNGFNPTTTLGCGSWGNNSISENLTYTHLINISRIGYFNKDAKVPTDEEIWSL is encoded by the coding sequence ATGGAGAAACAGTACTCAATAAGTGAATTAATTAACAAAGCAAAAATTGCCCAGCAAATTTTTGCGGGCTATACACAAGAGCAAGTCGATCAATTGGTTCGTGTCATAGGCAAAGTCGTTTATGACAATGCCGAAATGTTGGCTCGTGAAACGGTCGATGAAACGAGAATGGGCGTTTATGAAGACAAGGTAGTCAAATGCAAAGGCAAGTCACGGACAATCTGGAATAGCTTAAAAGGGAAAAAATCTGTCGGCATCATTAAAGAAGAACCAGAGAAAGGCCTCGTATATGTGGCAAAGCCGAAGGGGGTTATTGGTGCGATTACTCCAACGACGAATCCCATCGTTACGCCCATGTGCAATGCCATGTTTGCTGTGAAAGGGCGTAATGCCATTATTGTTGCACCTCATCCAAGATCAAAAAAATGCTCCACACACACGGTACAGCTCATTAATGCTGAATTGAAAAAACTGGGTGCTCCGGAAAATGTCATTCAGATTATTGAAGAACCCAGTATCGAAAAGACGCAGGAATTAATGCAATCCGTTGATGTTGTTGTGGCTACAGGTGGCGCCGGCATGGTGAAATCGGCCTATTCAAGCGGAAAACCTTCCTATGGTGTGGGTCCTGGCAATGTTCAGGTTATTATGGACCGCGATTATGATGATAACCAGGCTGCGCAGGATATTATTGCTGGTAAAAAATTTGATAATGGCATTATTTGTTCAGGTGAGCAATGCATTATTGCACCGGCTGAGAAACATGCTGAGATTATGAAATTATTTGTGAAAAATGGTGCTTGCTATTTTGACGATGAAGCGATAGTAGACAAATTTAGACAAGTGATGTTTATTGATGGTACTATTAACGGAAAAATCGTCGGACAGTCTGTTAAGTTTATTGCTAATCTTGCCGGAGTACCTGTACCGGAAGGTTCCCAAGTCATTATTTTAAAAGCCAAAGGCAGGGGCAGTGCCGATATTCTTTGCCGGGAAAAAATGTGTCCCGTTATGATTACCTTTGCTTATGAGACGTTTGAAGATGCGATTGATATTGCGAAAACTAATTTATTGTATGAAGGTGCGGGTCATTCCGCTGTCGTGCATTCCAACAATAAGGAACACATTATTCAGGCCGGTTTAGCGCTTCCATTTAGTCGTCTGACGATTAATCAGCCTTCTTCCACGAATGCCGGAGGCAGTTTTTATAATGGTTTCAACCCTACGACAACCTTAGGTTGCGGTTCATGGGGCAACAACAGTATTTCCGAAAATCTAACGTATACTCACTTAATTAATATATCGCGTATTGGCTATTTCAATAAAGATGCCAAGGTTCCTACGGATGAGGAAATTTGGTCGCTCTAA
- a CDS encoding 4-hydroxybutyrate dehydrogenase, with protein sequence MQMLQVRPQIHQFNHVQEFAEFFNIGAGDFILTHEFLYTPYLKELHLDADFLFQEKYGVGEPSDEMIDAIIQAMEGKEYKRIIAIGGGTVIDIAKLLTIKDAKHALDLFEKKIPLIKSRELILVPTTCGTGSEVTNVSIAEIKSKHTKMGLAVDELYANHAVLIPELVRGLPYKFFVTSSIDALIHGVESFVSPKSNAFTELFSLKAIETIIKGYQQIIERGPDYRLNILSNFAFGSTWAGVAFANTGVGAVHAMSYPLGGNYHVPHGEANYQFFIEVFKTYNHKQPNGKIKELNEFLGKILAVDDISCVYDKLAELLEQLLNRKPLREYGMKEEEIETFTDNVISGQQRLLVNNYVPLSRNEIRDIFHALY encoded by the coding sequence ATGCAGATGCTTCAGGTAAGACCTCAGATTCATCAGTTTAATCACGTACAGGAATTCGCTGAGTTTTTCAATATCGGAGCAGGAGATTTTATTTTAACTCATGAGTTTCTTTATACGCCGTATTTGAAGGAATTACATCTTGACGCGGATTTTTTGTTTCAAGAAAAATATGGTGTAGGTGAACCATCTGATGAGATGATTGATGCGATTATCCAGGCGATGGAAGGGAAAGAATACAAACGGATTATTGCCATTGGCGGCGGTACAGTAATTGACATTGCAAAGCTTTTGACAATAAAGGATGCAAAACATGCACTAGACTTATTTGAAAAAAAGATTCCTTTAATCAAAAGTCGGGAATTGATTCTTGTCCCAACGACTTGCGGAACAGGCAGCGAAGTGACGAATGTTTCTATTGCTGAAATTAAGTCCAAACATACTAAGATGGGGCTTGCCGTGGATGAACTTTACGCGAATCATGCTGTACTCATTCCTGAACTTGTGCGAGGTCTTCCGTACAAATTTTTTGTTACCAGTTCCATTGATGCCTTGATTCATGGCGTCGAATCATTCGTTTCTCCCAAATCCAATGCGTTTACTGAACTGTTTAGCTTGAAAGCCATTGAGACGATTATCAAAGGTTATCAACAAATTATTGAGCGAGGGCCTGATTATCGACTGAATATTTTGTCCAATTTCGCCTTTGGGAGCACTTGGGCGGGGGTTGCTTTTGCAAATACAGGAGTTGGCGCTGTCCATGCTATGTCCTATCCACTTGGCGGAAATTATCATGTCCCGCATGGTGAAGCCAATTATCAATTTTTTATTGAAGTGTTTAAAACCTATAATCATAAGCAGCCTAACGGTAAAATTAAGGAGTTAAATGAATTTTTAGGCAAAATATTGGCAGTGGATGATATTTCTTGCGTATACGACAAATTAGCTGAGCTACTTGAGCAGCTGTTAAATCGCAAGCCACTTCGTGAATATGGCATGAAGGAAGAAGAAATTGAGACGTTTACGGACAATGTTATTTCAGGACAACAGCGATTGCTTGTCAATAATTATGTCCCATTGAGTCGAAATGAAATTCGCGATATCTTTCATGCGCTATATTAA